The DNA sequence GTAATGTATTAAGAGCTGAGGAGAGAATATTAACCTAAAGTATTGATCTCATCAGGCTCGTATTGATCCGATACCAATATCAACATTCATATCGATACTATCAATATTAGGATCGATCTGCCCACCGCTAGAagaacaagaagaagaagaagggtGGCTAATGTAGACAAACTCATTCAATATCACTCATGTGTGGAgtaaaatatagtttattaggcaaataaaagctttattgagaaatttaaaagcaattataatacttcatagcttttagatattaaaactaaaatgacaaaattacttttttctgaTTCAAATACAATCAGCAGACAAAAAAAGTTgttgataaaatattaaaagtagaGAATGTATTCATAAAAAAGgtaatatttaatcaataattatatttaatcagCAAATACAAAAACAAGCTAAGTAAAAGTGAAAACGAATGAGCTGGATCTCTCTCCTACTGACTTACAAGTATGGATGGATATCTGTAAGGTTTTAATGGTGTTACTATTCTTCCAATCCTGCTTATTAAACATATTGAACATAAAATGTAACCCATAAGAAAGCacaatgatataatttatatcatgaAGCAAAATGATATACAATAAAACTTTTGGACATTGTTCTTTGAGGATGACCTCCATCTTTGAGTTGATCTGAATCTCAGCTGAATCTGctggttttgaagatgaactttATTCACTGTGAAAACTTTAGATATTTCTTGTTAATGTCACTTATGACAGATTTGTCCAGATGATATTTTATTGCTTGATGCATTATTGTGTTTTTGGTGAGGACGCAGCATCAGACCTGAAAGTGCtggatctgaagatgatctacTTACTGTGATAGTTTTTTGCATGCCTGTGTAGAACAGATGAATTATTGAAACACTCCCcgcatgcagtgcagtgatacggtttctctccagtgtggatcctctcatgtgttttcagatttgatgactgactgaatctcttgtcacagtgtgaacacttgtaaggtttctctccagtgtgaatcatctcatgcagttttaaacactttgctgaagtaaaagtcttttcacactcaaagcacatgtactctctcacagcagtgtgtattttctgatgttctttCAAAGTTTGCAGtaatgaaaaactctttccacacaaatgacatgaatgtggcttctcctttgtatgaactGTCAGGTGTTTCTTCAGGTCTGAAgctctcaaaaatgttttgctgcattgatcacatgtgtaaggtttctctccagtgtgaatgtTCATGTGATTCTTAAGGGTTGATGAGCGtatgaaactcttcccgcactgatcacaagtgaacggtctctctccagtatgaactctcataTGTGTCGTAAGGTCTTCTTTTAttctgaaactcttcccgcactgatcacatgcgtatggtttctctccagtgtgaatcctctcatgtgttttcagacaTGATGACCgattgaatctcttgtcacagtgtgaacacttgtaaggtttctctccagtgtgaatcctctcatgcagTTTTAAATGGCTCGCTGTAgtaaaagtcttctcacactcaaagcacatgtactctctcacaccagtgtgtattttctgatgtaaTTTCAAACTTTGTAGtaatgaaaaactctttccacacaaatgacatgaatatggcttctcctttgtatgaaTTGTCAGGTGTTTTTTCAGGTTTGAAgcacacaaaaatgttttgtcacattgATCACATGAGTACGgtttctctctagtgtggatgttcatgtgatgCTTAAGGCTTGATGATTGTGAGAAattcttcccgcactgatcacaagtgaacggtttctctccagtgtgaactctcatgtgattCTCAAGATAACATTTGTAtgcaaaactctttccacactgagtgcaggtgaaagatttcttgggcctttttttctttaaatcctTCTGTTTGGGTTTTTCTCCACTTCTGACGTGATTTTTCTCCTCAGATTCACTCAATTCTTCTTTCTCTTCATTATCTTCAATCAACTCTGAAACAAAAGTAAAACAGTACATTTGTCAGtaactcattaaaaaaacaaaacagaaaagttaaagGACATAAAAGTTAACCCTGATATAAGAGCAGGAAGTAGATAATTGCAACacaaaattgataattttgatggcagttttataaattatacgggtaacactttacaataaggttcattagttaacaacattagtaaacatgaactaagaatgaacaatacttctacaccatttattaattgtagttaatgttaatttcatgcattattaaaatcacgagttgtgtttgttaacattagttaatgcattgtgaactaacatgaataaaaaatgaactgtattttcattaactaacattaacaaagattaataaatagtgtaataaatgcattcttcattgtttgttcatgttagttaatacattaactaatgttaacaaatgacaccttattgtaaagtgttaccattatacGTCCCTGAAACTTCCCATGAAAGACGCACACTGATCTTCAAATGAttagttttaaaacattataggcACAAATCTCATGTTTCTATATGCAGAACTACTAAATATGTTTGATCAACTACATGAAGGATCTGAGGATACACAAATACAAACTGTGTGTTGCATCAAGAGAGCGACcatatgttatgtttttattttcttgtttttattaatttataataatttattcatacaATCATTTATAACCATTAGTCAtttatgtaatgtattaatttattttttttatcatttaccatttatataattttattatttgatcattcatttattattttatgatgttttttatattttatacttaTTATTTTCCTTGCttatgtattttcattgtttaatCTGATGATTGTGAGGTTTCATTAACTGTTTTGTAAATAGATAAGAGGGAATGTATGGAACTCAAGGTTTATTATGGGATGGTGTTGTGTTTGGTaaaacagggtttctgcaggatttttaagctcaaatttaagactttttaagaccttttttaagacctgcacaaataaaatcaataccacatattaaactgtaaaatgactgtaaaaagcataatttataattcagatacaagttttcacaaaaaccaaaaaatgatcaattttacatttcagcctataaaccatttttaagaaaatggataagtcaaaagtattaattattatattgatttaaacaattatcaataaaattat is a window from the Onychostoma macrolepis isolate SWU-2019 chromosome 03, ASM1243209v1, whole genome shotgun sequence genome containing:
- the LOC131536520 gene encoding gastrula zinc finger protein XlCGF57.1-like isoform X1, with the translated sequence MRDPEPCRIKHTEDTEQQTELIEDNEEKEELSESEEKNHVRSGEKPKQKDLKKKRPKKSFTCTQCGKSFAYKCYLENHMRVHTGEKPFTCDQCGKNFSQSSSLKHHMNIHTREKPYSCDQCDKTFLCASNLKKHLTIHTKEKPYSCHLCGKSFSLLQSLKLHQKIHTGVREYMCFECEKTFTTASHLKLHERIHTGEKPYKCSHCDKRFNRSSCLKTHERIHTGEKPYACDQCGKSFRIKEDLTTHMRVHTGERPFTCDQCGKSFIRSSTLKNHMNIHTGEKPYTCDQCSKTFLRASDLKKHLTVHTKEKPHSCHLCGKSFSLLQTLKEHQKIHTAVREYMCFECEKTFTSAKCLKLHEMIHTGEKPYKCSHCDKRFSQSSNLKTHERIHTGEKPYHCTACGECFNNSSVLHRHAKNYHSK
- the LOC131536520 gene encoding zinc finger protein 271-like isoform X2, whose protein sequence is MRVHTGEKPFTCDQCGKNFSQSSSLKHHMNIHTREKPYSCDQCDKTFLCASNLKKHLTIHTKEKPYSCHLCGKSFSLLQSLKLHQKIHTGVREYMCFECEKTFTTASHLKLHERIHTGEKPYKCSHCDKRFNRSSCLKTHERIHTGEKPYACDQCGKSFRIKEDLTTHMRVHTGERPFTCDQCGKSFIRSSTLKNHMNIHTGEKPYTCDQCSKTFLRASDLKKHLTVHTKEKPHSCHLCGKSFSLLQTLKEHQKIHTAVREYMCFECEKTFTSAKCLKLHEMIHTGEKPYKCSHCDKRFSQSSNLKTHERIHTGEKPYHCTACGECFNNSSVLHRHAKNYHSK